In the Mytilus trossulus isolate FHL-02 chromosome 1, PNRI_Mtr1.1.1.hap1, whole genome shotgun sequence genome, one interval contains:
- the LOC134688557 gene encoding alpha-L-fucosidase-like: protein MSVHVKVILFTCFTSYVTSFHAQGIYNSIKTDYVVEQEAVISNIDFKIKPKDSNPKVSSPLQFNQQKPKDDSYAIYKPNWDDLDKRPLPTWYDEAKIGIFIHWGVFSVPSFRSEWFWWDWQGAKYNDTVDFMKKNYRPGFTYADFAPKFTAEFFNADQWADIFNTSGARYVVFTSKHHEGYTNWPSNYSFNWNSMAVGPKRDIVGELSTALRKRNLHVGLYHSLFEWFHPLYLQDKENKFRTQQFVKSKTLPELYELVNTYKPDVIWSDGDWEALDTYWNSTEFIAWLYNDSPVKDSIVTNDRWGSGVMCKHGGYFTCSDRYNPGKLQSRKWENAMTIDSQSWGYRRNANLSDYLSIEQLIDTIVETVSCGGNILVNVGPSHDGVIKPIFQERLSQMGEWLKVNGEAIYSTVPWKFQNDTLTPKVWYTERIIDSVKTVYAIVLQWPEKDTLLLGAPVPSKDTTVQMLGSDMSFTWAKGPSRGMLINIPSIPYNQMPCKWAWTFKISNLLNS from the exons atgagTGTACATGTTAAAGTTATTCTTTTCACATGTTTCACTTCATATGTAACTTCTTTCCATGCACAGGGCATTTATAATAGTATAAAAACTGATTATGTAGTGGAACAGGAAGCTGTCATTTCGAATattgactttaaaataaaaccaaagGACTCAAATCCAAAGGTCAGTTCTCCATTGCAGTTCAATCAACAAAAACCAAAAGATGATAGTTATGCAATCTATAAACCTAACTGGGATGATTTAGACAAAAGACCCTTACCAACGTGGTATGATGAGGCCAAAATAGGAATATTTATCCACTGGGGAGTGTTTTCAGTCCCAAGTTTTCGATCAGAATGGTTTTGGTGGGATTGGCAAGGGGCAAAATACAATGATACTGTAGACTTTATGAAGAAAAACTACAGACCTGGTTTTACATATGCAGATTTTGCTCCAAAGTTTACAGCAGAATTTTTTAATGCAGATCAATGGGCAGATATATTCAACACGTCTGGTGCAAG ATATGTTGTCTTCACATCTAAACATCATGAAGGATATACTAACTGGCCATCTAATTATTCTTTTAATTGGAATTCAATGGCTGTTGGACCAAAGAGAGACATTGTTG GTGAGTTGAGTACAGCACTTCGTAAAAGAAATCTACATGTTGGATTATACCATTCTTTATTTGAGTGGTTTCATCCTCTGTATTTACaagacaaagaaaacaaattccGAACACAACAATTCGTGAAG AGTAAAACCCTGCCAGAATTATACGAGCTTGTAAATACTTACAAACCAGATGTTATATGGTCTGACGGTGACTGGGAAGCTTTAGACACTTACTGGAATTCCACAGAGTTTATAGCATGGCTCTACAACGACAG TCCTGTGAAAGACAGTATTGTCACTAATGACAGATGGGGCAGTGGTGTTATGTGTAAACATGGGGGATACTTTACATGTAGTGACAGATACAATCCAG GTAAATTACAAAGCCGAAAATGGGAAAATGCAATGACAATAGATTCCCAGTCCTGGGGATACAGAAGAAATGCTAACCTAAGTGACTATCTATCTATTGAACAACTGATTGATACTATTGTAGAAACTGTCAG TTGTGGAGGAAACATTCTTGTGAATGTTGGACCCTCTCATGATGGCGTAATAAAGCCGATCTTTCAAGAGAGACTCAGTCAAATGGGAGAATGGCTAAAAGTAAATGGCGAAGCAATATATTCTACTGTACCatggaaatttcaaaatgacactTTAACCCCAAAAGTATG GTACACAGAACGTATTATAGACTCAGTAAAGACAGTTTATGCAATAGTGTTACAGTGGCCAGAAAAAGATACCTTACTACTCGGAGCTCCTGTACCTTCTAAGGACACGACTGTTCAAATGCTAGGTTCAGACATGTCTTTCACATGGGCTAAAGGACCTTCTAGAGGCATGCTAATAAACATTCCCTCAATACCATACAATCAGATGCCTTGTAAATGGGCATggacatttaaaatttcaaatctcCTCAATTCATAA
- the LOC134688549 gene encoding plasma alpha-L-fucosidase-like gives MLTTKDVSIIPWILILLCPYTVELSSQSQNIVEEFNIVKQWNKGDKLYPPNWEALDKRPLPVWYDSAKIGIFVVWGVYSVPSVYDEWFWCFWKRDKIPKYVEFMKKNYRPGFTYPDFAPMLTAEFLDTDEWASLFKSSGAEYVVFTTKHHEGFTMWPSNHSFNWNSMAVGPKRDIVGELVTSLRKKDLRVGLYHSLFEWFNPLFLQDKANNFTTQEFVTTKTMPELYELVNNYKPDLIWSDGSPAPSSYWNSTEFIAWLYNYSPVRDEIVTNDRWGTDTMCKHGGFLTCSDRFNPGKLQNKKWENAMTIDKVSWGFRRNAKLDEFLTIEELIASIVSTISCGGNILINVAPSYDGTIQPLFQERLKQMGSWLQVNSEAIYGSHPWTHQNDTFTPRVWYTEQRIKTNKAVYAISLNWPDKYLYLQSPIPVQDQTFVYFLGTEGQLEWTSPPQGGINITLPYIPYNKMPCHWAWVFRLEGLQNA, from the exons ATGTTGACCACTAAAGACGTTAGTATTATACCGTGGATATTGATATTGTTATGTCCATACACAGTTGAACTTAGCAGTCAAAGTCAGAATATAGTGGAGGAATTTAACATCGTAAAACAATGGAACAAAGGCGATAAACTGTATCCTCCAAACTGGGAAGCTTTAGACAAAAGGCCTCTACCAGTTTGGTATGACAGTGCTAAAATAGGAATATTTGTTGTCTGGGGAGTCTACTCTGTTCCTAGTGTGTATGACGAATGGTTTTGGTGTTTCTGGAAGAGAGATAAGATCCCAAAATATGTAGAGTTCATGAAGAAAAACTACAGACCCGGTTTCACGTACCCAGACTTTGCTCCCATGTTAACAGCTGAGTTTTTAGATACGGATGAATGGGCATCACTATTTAAATCATCCGGTGCAGA GTATGTGGTATTTACGACTAAACATCATGAAGGTTTTACAATGTGGCCTTCTAACCACTCTTTTAATTGGAATTCTATGGCAGTCGGTCCAAAAAGGGATATCGTAG GAGAACTTGTTACATCACTACGTAAAAAAGACCTCAGAGTTGGACTTTACCATTctttgtttgaatggtttaatcCACTGTTTCTTCAAGATAAAGCAAATAATTTTACGACGCAAGAATTTGTGACA ACTAAAACTATGCCTGAACTTTATGAGTTAGTTAATAATTACAAACCTGATTTAATATGGTCTGATGGAAGCCCAGCACCGTCCTCATATTGGAATTCTACAGAATTTATTGCTTGGTTGTATAACTACAG tcCAGTTAGAGATGAAATTGTTACTAACGACAGATGGGGCACTGATACTATGTGCAAACATGGAGGATTTCTGACTTGTTCAGATAGGTTTAATCCAG GAAAACTTCAGAATAAAAAGTGGGAGAATGCCATGACCATTGATAAAGTATCCTGGGGATTTCGAAGGAATGCAAAGTTAGACGAATTCCTCACTATAGAAGAACTTATTGCGTCCATTGTTTCAACCATAAG ttGTGGTGGCAATATCTTAATTAATGTAGCTCCATCATACGATGGTACTATACAGCCTTTGTTCCAAGAAAGATTGAAACAGATGGGTAGTTGGCTGCAGGTCAATTCTGAGGCTATATACGGATCCCACCCATGGACACATCAAAATGATACCTTCACTCCTCGAGTTTG gtATACTGAACAGCGAATAAAGACCAACAAAGCCGTTTATGCTATATCTTTAAATTGGCCagacaaatatttatatctcCAGTCTCCAATTCCAGTCCAAGACCAGACATTTGTATATTTCCTCGGAACAGAAGGTCAACTTGAGTGGACATCTCCGCCACAAGGAGGAATCAATATAACTCTTCCGTATATACCGTATAACAAAATGCCATGTCATTGGGCATGGGTCTTTAGATTAGAAGGTTTGCAAAACGCTTGA